Genomic DNA from Naumovozyma dairenensis CBS 421 chromosome 11, complete genome:
CAATGGCATCATTTAACCTGATATAACCATCATCTGTATCATATTGACCTTGGATATAGGAAACcatattgaagaattttttcattttaaCTTCGTCATTACCAGTGGTTGATTTTCTACAGTATGGAAGACATGATTTCTTTAGCTGTTCCACAGTAACGTTGGAACGAGCATAACAGATAATCTTGGTAGAAGGATCTAAACAACCTTCACTGTATAAACCAAATAAAGCGGGGAAGGTCTCTTTTTTAGCCAGATCACCAGAGGCACCAAAGATGACTAAAACAGTAtccttttcaaatttaacaGGTTCAGAATTGGTTTGGGTCATGtttattgattaatttttttcttatagTAACgagttattttttttgtaagtTTGTATTTGAGCTAAAACTTCAAAGTCTTGATGGTATTTTAAGGGACATTttataaaagaagaaagaaatgcTGAAAAACATTATTACATGGAAAGAAGGTTTGCTTTTATATGTTTTTATAGGCTACAAGCCCAAATCTCCCATTCTGACGGGTATAATCGGGCTTATTCTCAAATAGAAGATTCCTCACTATATTCTTACCGTTAGTATCTAGTAAACCGCTTTCCTTGTAGAATCCTCGTAAGAAGACATCAATTGTATTTACGAGAACGTTTCAATCCGTCAAGTATTaactatttttattttacgGTATTAAGGATATATGACGGACCGGTCCTTACGTCACGTAAATAAAGGAAAGATCTCACCGCTCTTCGAGGATATTTGCCAAGCCTTTTTTCTCTGTCGGAGTATTGAAGGCGGCCTCGTGGGACTCTATTCTTTTTATGTACGTCAGCTTTTCTTAGAAccttattattttgtatgTCGCTCTAAGTAGAGACGCTAACGCAGTACTATTTCCCCGCCCCCGCAATTTGGATTATGTGTCCGGCGTTGATCACCGGAGACTCTATTCCCGCAAGTGAAAATGGCATAgggaaaataaaaagaactTAAAGTTCCAAATATTTCCGCTCTTCATCTTCCGTTCAGCGTAAAGAAGCCACAGGAAAGTTCTTTAGGGGGGGGGGTGGTCTCACGCTTCCATCTTTCGTAATTATTTACTGCAACAACCCTCTCAAAAAATCTTTCTTATGGCCCCCTGTCGTAATTGTGTAGTTGACGTAGAGTGAATGAAACTGCACCAAATTTTTTGCTTAGTCCTtaatatttccaaaaacTCCAAAGTCGCTTCTAACTGTTCACTTTCAGTCCCAAGTTTAACCTGATCGGGTTAAGGTTAGGCCTTAAAAAACCCTCAACAGGGTAACATATTTAGTATAAGGCCGTCGTCTAATATCATAAGAATAGATCGGTAATATACTTATATTGTATCAATATGCTTTCCTACaggaaaaatataatttggAAAGCGGTTATGTTGGAAAAAATTCACAACTCCTTAGTGTGAAGCATAGTAACAAATTCGTTGTTCTCACTAGTTTACCTAAAAATCCATATTTCTTAGTATCCTAAAGAAGCCAGGTAGATATATCATATTACGTCTTTGATTTCATCCATTGTGCCATGGAGCGTTGAGACCGCTATTTAAAATAATCTATAGAAAACAACTCTTCGTTGTTTTGGGACAAGTTTTTGAAAGCGCTAAAGCATTTAGAGTGGACTCTTTAATTCCTTCGAGTTGATATCTATTGATTGCTTACCAAGTCTTGAGATATGCACTTCactaataaatttaaataaatttataacatttattatataactCTATATTCTATACGCATTCAGTACCTAACATTTATAGGATATACTGCTACCATATGCTTAATTTGTAACGCTACCCTGAAGCCTCGATTTGTTTTCGAGTACGGAAGCGTCCCagatatttaatttaaaattGTCGCTAAGATTAAGCTAAAGAGTCGTGGTATACTGTAGTTCTTGGTATAGTAATTGCCCTTGCAAATAAACCAGATAAATCTAAGAAATCCGCATTTAAATCGCTTAGCTTGGTAACTCCCAATAATCTCATAGAGAGAActaattctttaattaagAGCTGTGTACATAATTCAACACCTTCTGATCCGTATAAGGAGTTTGCATATAAGAAGGGGGCGGCAATACCAACACCCTTTGCACCTAAACACAATGCCTTTAAAATATCTGTACCTCGACGAATACCACCGTCAATTAGAACATCAAAGTTTTTATTTAGTCCACGATCTCTCAAGACTGGCATTAATTCAGCCAAAACCTCTAATGGTGGTCTCGAGAAATCTAATTCTCTACCACCATGATTGGATAAAACAACACCTCTACACCCGATTTCGGCGGCTCTAATAGCATCGTCAACTCTTTGGACACCTTTTAAGACTATTGGCATATTAgtcaatttcttgaagGTTTCAATATCAGCCCAAGTTAAAGATGTATCTATTAATTTAGAAAGTGTTCTCGAGGTACCATTGGTTGTTGCGTCCTTATCTTTAGATTTTTCCATTACTTTAGGTCCATTGTTTTCAGCAGcagaaaatttgaatcttgCATCTCTTTCTCTATTACCAGCAGAAGGTGCATCTACAGTAACGAATAATGCCTTCATACCTAGTCTTTCAGCTTTTACAATTAAGTCATGAGTTATTTTCCTATCTGAATTGACATATAGTTGCAAccattgaatttgattctcatttatttttgccTCAGCAATTTCCTCGatggaaaatgatgaaaaagtAGATATCATGTGAGGAACGTTAACATCCGCACAACCTTTTACAATATCTAATTCTCCACCTTTAGGATTACCTAATCCACATAAAGCAGTAGCACTAACATAGAATGGGATGTCCACTTGTGAATCTAATATTTCTGTGGTTAAATCAATGTTAGTTACATCCACCAAAATTTTTggtttaaagaaaattttatgGAATGAATTATGATTTTCTCTGTATGATACTTCATCATCTGCAGATGATGAATAATAAGCATAAACTTGTTCTGGGAGAACCTTAGCagcaattttttcaaaatcatttaaattaaatacAGACTCAATTGGAGGTAATTGAATAGAAGAGGACATGGTTGAATAAGGGTTTTTGCTTATACCaagttttttattttcagaATTTTGGCCTTTCGTTCGAAAAACTTCTTTTTGAGAAGGTAAGAAAAAGACACACAGTCATGAACTCAGTATTTATgactttttctttataaagGGTACAAGTTACCGATTATTCTAACAATGTAGTGACTCTAAGCATGTCTCTTAGTATGAGCATATTCGCTATCCGATTAGTTTTTACGAACGCATCGTACACAATGTACTATTTACCCAATACGACTCACTCAATAGTACAGACCACAAAAGGCGTGAAGTTGCTTCAACTGGGTGTTACTGAACATaactaaaaataatagtatgATTAAACCTCATTGCTACCCACTAATGTTACTTGATtgactttttttttctgtGAAAAACTGAGAAAAGAGGGAGAAGCGCAAGATCTTCGAGACTCAAAGTCTtcgagaaaaaaaatttgtgTAAAAATTACCCGAAACTGTGTCCAGGGTCCACTCCGCGGCGTTCTTAGTGAGGCTTACACAATTCTAAATTAAAGTTAACCAAGTAGACAGCGGACGTACAGAGAAGTCGCTATCTTCTACGAGGTACTGTTACCCATATCCTCTCAAAATGAGTCCTCCAAACACAGTTTGCTATAATCGATTGACTTGAGTTTTTTAAGACTCAAAAGGGACTTTGGGCTCCCTACGAAACTCCCATCCATGACTCAAGATCAATACTGTGTTTTTGTTGTAACTTTAGTAGAAACATCGAGtgaaaattggaaaaaaaaacttttcaGCGACATCGCCTTTGCCTGAGAGATCTTATTAGACTGATCAAGGCCAATATCTGattatcaatttgaaatacACAATTTTTAAGCTATGTTAGGTTAGGAGATTTTTggttatttgaaattggcTTTGGTgcataattatatataaggCTGGCataatttattactttTGAGGAATGATGTTAGTGCAACTCTCTTGGAAAAGGCCCAAATCATAAAATCATACAAAGCACAACAAGAAACATAATATAATGTCCTCATTAGTCAAGgaattaataattgatcCTCATAAAAGATTAAAGTGGGGGTTCATACCTGTCAAGAGAATAGTGAAAGATTTAGACGAAgcagaacaagaagaaggatCAATTTCAGTAATTAGTTCTGCAACCGATCCTGATAAATCATACGAGGGTTCTCCAGTTGGCGAAGTAGACGAATTTGAG
This window encodes:
- the NDAI0K02990 gene encoding uncharacterized protein yields the protein MSSSIQLPPIESVFNLNDFEKIAAKVLPEQVYAYYSSSADDEVSYRENHNSFHKIFFKPKILVDVTNIDLTTEILDSQVDIPFYVSATALCGLGNPKGGELDIVKGCADVNVPHMISTFSSFSIEEIAEAKINENQIQWLQLYVNSDRKITHDLIVKAERLGMKALFVTVDAPSAGNRERDARFKFSAAENNGPKVMEKSKDKDATTNGTSRTLSKLIDTSLTWADIETFKKLTNMPIVLKGVQRVDDAIRAAEIGCRGVVLSNHGGRELDFSRPPLEVLAELMPVLRDRGLNKNFDVLIDGGIRRGTDILKALCLGAKGVGIAAPFLYANSLYGSEGVELCTQLLIKELVLSMRLLGVTKLSDLNADFLDLSGLFARAITIPRTTVYHDSLA